The DNA sequence TTCAACAGAAGTTAAAGGGGCAATTGAATTTATTAAATATGTATATGACCATGGTGGTGTTGTTATGTTTAACTCTAACAGACAACAAAAGAGCCATATTGAACCTTCTAAAACAAACTTAAATAAACTTGGTTTAGATAATGCATACATGCCTGAATGAATTTGATGAATGAAAGGAACAAATGCTTCAGGTTCAGTAGCTAAACCATGAATAACTTCTAATGGAAAAAGCTCTAAAGAAGAAAGAATGAACTTTGTTAGCTCAAATAAATTAGAGATTGAAGAAGGAAAAAGTGTAAGTTTTAGAGTTGTTATGAAAGTTGGCGATGATATAAATGACTTTAATGATAACTTCACTAAGGATGCCAGTGTAGTAAATGATTATAAAATAGTTAACGATTTAATTAGTAATTTTGAAGTAGGTAAACTTTACGGAAACTTAGATATTAATAATAAAGAGCAGTTTTATGATGTTCAAACAAAACAATGAGTTGCTAGAGATTGATCAGCCTCATACATCTTAATTCCTGGAAATGCTAGTTATGGTAGTTTTATTGAAAGAATTACTCAAAATAGAAATCCTAAAGCAGATTTATATGAGGGAATTTTAAGTAAATTTGCTGAATTTAATCATTAATTCTATTAGCTTTATTTCACAAAAATAAAAAAGTGGTAATATATTAATTATGAAAAATGTAATACAAGTAAAAATTGAAATTCAAAAAAATTCAAATATTAAATATGAATACAATCGTAAAACAAATGAAATCGAAGTAGATAGAATTTTAAGAGGAGATTTTGTTTATCCATGTAACTATGGATTTGTTCCAGAAGCACTTGATTGAGATGGTGA is a window from the Mycoplasma anserisalpingitidis genome containing:
- a CDS encoding HAD family acid phosphatase: MKKRKLLALGFASTIITLPLLSATISCTNDEEVKELKAKIEQMEKAHAKELADQKALAKDALNSKLNASSNLWNTLAPEKSAMGLTVYNLAKHAFDVMSKQEGIVTDKVVVNKEGQSTTIEVQATNENEYIPVVFMDLDETVLNNMAYQNYLLINNETYNWTEWNNFVNSAVSTEVKGAIEFIKYVYDHGGVVMFNSNRQQKSHIEPSKTNLNKLGLDNAYMPEWIWWMKGTNASGSVAKPWITSNGKSSKEERMNFVSSNKLEIEEGKSVSFRVVMKVGDDINDFNDNFTKDASVVNDYKIVNDLISNFEVGKLYGNLDINNKEQFYDVQTKQWVARDWSASYILIPGNASYGSFIERITQNRNPKADLYEGILSKFAEFNH